From a single Gimesia fumaroli genomic region:
- a CDS encoding RNA polymerase sigma factor, whose translation MATGNDGKLAPEIVHQLVETHAVELRAFLTGLLRNHDLVDEVFQLTFSKALQSGGQSKEETRKGWLFRVAYHESMALLRRNKIHKKSLNNLSHTTNAFWTETPEQGLLEDENREQIRQALSNLPENQQAIVIARIYQNKTFNEIAQEFGLPLGTVLTRMRLAIKTLSKQIDHPSENP comes from the coding sequence TTGGCCACCGGTAACGATGGCAAGCTCGCCCCCGAGATCGTCCATCAATTAGTCGAAACACATGCGGTTGAGCTGCGCGCTTTTTTGACGGGGTTACTACGCAACCATGATCTGGTTGATGAAGTATTCCAACTGACGTTTTCCAAGGCACTCCAATCGGGAGGGCAATCAAAGGAAGAGACACGTAAAGGCTGGCTATTTCGAGTGGCTTATCATGAATCCATGGCGTTGCTCCGTCGCAATAAGATTCATAAAAAATCGCTGAACAATCTGAGTCATACAACCAATGCCTTCTGGACAGAGACGCCAGAGCAGGGGCTTTTAGAGGATGAAAATCGAGAACAGATCAGACAGGCGTTGAGTAACCTGCCTGAAAATCAACAAGCTATTGTCATCGCCAGAATTTATCAGAATAAAACGTTTAACGAAATCGCTCAAGAATTCGGTCTTCCACTGGGAACCGTGCTGACTCGCATGCGACTCGCCATTAAAACCCTGTCGAAGCAAATTGATCATCCATCCGAGAATCCTTGA
- a CDS encoding alpha/beta hydrolase, which translates to MNLLNTQSMQIKAFLCFCLLLCSTQLFAQGVPAAPPVCATEESPCVSAPDCTSCVTEVNYWVVSSRCCIQKSECCCPCCEFDVYRSSEEGCVTESTFETMTQALNPNAPICIMVHGSFVEWESALTDAYNTYFWLRNAAPQAPLNVIFFTWPSDELKTKILPIDVNILGKRAEYNGHYLARLISELPPHHQISLLGHSHGARTVSSAMHLMGGGSIQGVSLQECGIHICCRCRQFRAVFAAAAINHNWLNPGQRYGCALNCTDCLVNLRNKKDRILLFYPILAPISRRALARTGFTWLDRRALGDEYNRVHDIDVSKCVGAGHMFPNYYSHPEIAETIVPAIYFRQ; encoded by the coding sequence ATGAATTTATTGAATACTCAATCCATGCAGATCAAAGCATTCCTCTGCTTTTGCCTGCTGCTCTGCTCCACTCAACTGTTTGCGCAAGGTGTACCAGCGGCTCCTCCGGTTTGTGCGACCGAGGAAAGCCCCTGCGTTTCGGCCCCCGACTGTACTTCGTGTGTAACCGAGGTCAATTACTGGGTTGTCAGTAGCCGCTGTTGTATTCAGAAAAGTGAATGTTGCTGTCCCTGTTGTGAATTTGATGTGTATCGCTCCAGCGAAGAGGGTTGTGTGACGGAATCTACGTTTGAGACGATGACCCAGGCCCTCAACCCCAATGCACCGATTTGCATCATGGTGCATGGCAGTTTTGTCGAATGGGAAAGTGCCCTGACCGATGCCTATAACACCTACTTCTGGTTGAGAAACGCGGCACCACAGGCACCGTTGAACGTAATCTTTTTTACCTGGCCCAGTGATGAACTGAAAACAAAGATCTTACCCATCGATGTCAATATTCTTGGGAAACGGGCAGAATACAATGGCCACTATCTGGCACGTTTGATTTCCGAATTACCTCCACATCATCAAATCAGCCTGCTGGGACACAGCCATGGTGCTCGCACCGTCTCTTCAGCGATGCACCTGATGGGAGGGGGCTCGATTCAAGGGGTCTCTCTACAGGAATGTGGAATTCACATCTGCTGTCGTTGTCGGCAATTTCGCGCTGTTTTTGCCGCCGCTGCGATCAATCACAACTGGTTGAACCCGGGACAACGATACGGCTGTGCCTTGAACTGTACCGACTGCCTGGTGAATCTTCGCAATAAAAAAGACCGCATCCTGCTGTTCTATCCGATCCTGGCCCCCATCTCTCGACGCGCTTTAGCTCGCACTGGATTCACCTGGCTCGATCGCCGCGCATTGGGTGATGAATACAACCGCGTCCACGATATTGATGTTTCCAAGTGTGTTGGTGCCGGCCACATGTTCCCCAATTATTACAGTCACCCCGAAATCGCCGAGACAATTGTGCCTGCGATTTACTTCCGTCAATAA
- a CDS encoding molybdopterin oxidoreductase family protein — protein sequence MSIIDRSKLTSLIHQKEGHLTRELLLSPGGFGLGKVPEKNLPDATTQMVCGFCGTGCNLNVHLKDGEGVCITPTTEYPVNLGMACPKGWEALSVLKSPDRAVSPLVKKSPSHWEPVDWDTALSLFSRKFKAIQEQHGADSVAFLSTGQMVTEEMAFLGALAKFGMGMVHGDGNTRQCMASAVTAYKQSFGFDSPPFTYQDLEESDVLVFVGANPCIAHPIMWERVMRNPHSPKIIVVDPRRTETAMQSTLHLQIAPKSDLPLFYGIANILIERGWINEEYIQAHTDDFEAFTAHVKAYPIERVVTETGLTQETIEQFAELIHSGKRVSFWWTMGVNQSYQGVRTAQSLINLALMTGNIGKPGTGPNSITGQCNAMGSRLFSNTTNLLGGHDFLNEEHRNKVADILSIPVDQIPAENSLPYHKIIEGILAGKIKGLWVICTNPAHSWINQGQIRDILDRLDFLVVQDMYHNTETARHADLILPAAGWGEKEGTFINAERRIGRVKRVTRAPGQALSDFSIFKLIAQYWGCADLFSEWKSPEDVFQFMKQLSADQPCDFSGIEDYAEIEEQGGIQWPLAETEAKPPEQQRRLFSDGQFFHSNGRARFMFSEPTKMPEPPNEQYPFILLTGRGTASQWHTQTRTKNSDVLRKLYPNQIYVEMNPQDATHYSIKPNEVIFVESQRGRLKARAFVTQSVQPKQLFIPMHYEETNRLTDAVFDPYSSQPSYKCCAVRVVKN from the coding sequence ATGTCAATCATCGATCGATCAAAATTGACTTCGCTGATCCATCAAAAAGAGGGACACCTGACCCGCGAGCTACTGCTCTCTCCCGGCGGGTTTGGTCTTGGTAAGGTCCCTGAAAAAAATCTCCCCGATGCAACAACACAAATGGTCTGCGGATTTTGTGGAACCGGCTGTAACCTGAATGTCCATTTGAAAGATGGGGAAGGCGTCTGCATTACACCGACCACAGAATACCCTGTGAATCTGGGAATGGCGTGCCCCAAAGGCTGGGAAGCCTTATCGGTTCTCAAATCTCCTGATCGGGCAGTGAGCCCCTTAGTCAAAAAGTCGCCCAGTCATTGGGAACCGGTCGACTGGGATACCGCTCTGAGTCTCTTCTCGAGAAAGTTCAAAGCAATCCAGGAACAACACGGGGCCGATTCGGTCGCTTTCCTGAGTACCGGCCAGATGGTCACCGAGGAAATGGCGTTTCTGGGAGCACTTGCCAAATTCGGTATGGGCATGGTTCACGGCGATGGCAACACGCGGCAGTGCATGGCCTCTGCAGTGACTGCCTATAAGCAATCGTTTGGCTTCGATTCGCCTCCCTTCACATATCAGGATCTGGAAGAGTCAGACGTTCTTGTTTTCGTTGGTGCCAATCCGTGTATCGCACACCCGATTATGTGGGAACGTGTGATGCGCAATCCCCACTCTCCGAAAATCATCGTTGTTGATCCACGCCGTACCGAAACAGCGATGCAGTCCACGCTACATTTACAAATTGCTCCCAAATCCGACCTGCCGCTCTTTTATGGGATTGCGAATATTCTTATCGAACGCGGCTGGATCAACGAGGAATATATTCAGGCACACACGGACGATTTTGAAGCGTTCACAGCCCACGTCAAAGCATATCCGATTGAACGGGTTGTTACCGAGACGGGGCTCACTCAGGAAACCATCGAACAATTTGCGGAATTGATCCACTCCGGAAAACGCGTTTCCTTCTGGTGGACGATGGGCGTCAATCAAAGTTATCAGGGTGTTCGCACGGCTCAGTCGCTCATCAATCTGGCGCTGATGACAGGAAACATCGGGAAACCAGGCACAGGCCCCAATTCAATCACCGGCCAGTGTAACGCGATGGGGTCCCGTTTATTCAGCAACACCACCAATCTGTTAGGTGGGCACGACTTCCTGAATGAAGAACATCGCAACAAGGTCGCTGATATTCTATCGATCCCTGTGGATCAGATTCCTGCGGAAAACAGTCTGCCTTATCACAAAATTATCGAAGGCATTCTGGCGGGAAAAATTAAAGGGCTCTGGGTTATCTGCACGAATCCCGCGCACTCTTGGATCAACCAGGGACAGATTCGCGATATTCTGGACCGACTGGACTTTCTGGTGGTTCAGGATATGTACCATAACACAGAAACGGCGCGGCACGCCGACCTAATCCTGCCCGCTGCGGGGTGGGGAGAAAAAGAGGGGACCTTCATTAATGCCGAACGTCGGATCGGTCGGGTCAAACGGGTGACCCGTGCGCCCGGCCAGGCATTGTCTGACTTTTCGATCTTTAAATTGATCGCACAATACTGGGGTTGTGCGGATCTCTTTTCAGAATGGAAATCGCCGGAAGATGTATTTCAATTCATGAAACAGCTCTCGGCTGATCAGCCCTGTGATTTTTCCGGAATTGAAGATTACGCAGAAATTGAGGAGCAGGGGGGCATTCAATGGCCGCTTGCCGAAACGGAAGCGAAGCCGCCCGAACAACAGCGACGATTATTTTCTGATGGCCAGTTCTTTCACTCCAATGGACGGGCCAGATTCATGTTTTCGGAACCCACTAAAATGCCGGAGCCGCCGAACGAGCAATATCCGTTTATCTTACTCACAGGGCGGGGAACGGCCTCTCAATGGCATACACAAACCAGAACAAAGAATTCCGACGTCCTGCGCAAACTCTATCCCAACCAGATCTACGTCGAAATGAATCCACAGGACGCAACACATTATTCCATCAAACCCAACGAAGTGATTTTTGTGGAATCGCAACGGGGCCGCCTCAAAGCACGAGCGTTTGTAACACAGTCGGTCCAACCCAAGCAGCTGTTCATTCCGATGCACTATGAAGAAACGAACCGACTGACCGACGCCGTCTTCGATCCGTATTCCAGCCAACCCTCGTATAAGTGTTGTGCGGTTCGCGTGGTCAAAAATTAG
- a CDS encoding DmsC/YnfH family molybdoenzyme membrane anchor subunit has translation MNFNAEGNNQNLSFNLDEAAIHPQGNASCGTELNLIAQLLQEQQSLTAVDQFARHYESQTSPAQSRYYADLIPSAKPETGEQYAFEVDLDRCSGCKACVTACHSLNGLDEHETWRDVGLLIGGSSQEPIYQHVTTACHHCLEPACMHACPVNAYEKDPQTGIVKHLDDQCFGCQYCTLACPYDVPKYQSHKGIVRKCDMCSQRLSDGEAPACVQACPHQAISIEIVNREQVIADSEINSFLPAAPDPQHTFPTTTYKSKNPFPRNVLPADYYSASPQHAHLPLVIMLVLTQLSVGAFLTGSALEYYLNGETTAVMTRIQATSALFFGLVALGASTLHLGRPQYAFRGILGLKHSWLSREILAFGAFATLAMVDAALTWVSASSFPELKSWQPLTGHTAEAVGVVGIFCSVMIYVFTKREFWSFESTAIKFSLTAILLGIASTWLTLFILDMKNNSPESNRLMAEAGPLLSKALIITTLIKLGFEASIFRYLLRLQNSPLKRSALLMSGELSNVTLARFACGILGGILMPAFLLNHQTEPLPNITLCIIVCILFIACLIGEFLERYLYFSAVAAPRMPGVLR, from the coding sequence ATGAATTTCAACGCTGAGGGAAACAATCAGAACCTTTCATTTAATCTGGATGAAGCTGCGATACATCCACAAGGAAATGCTTCCTGTGGGACAGAACTAAATCTGATTGCACAGCTGCTGCAGGAACAGCAGTCTTTAACAGCCGTTGATCAATTTGCAAGACACTATGAATCTCAAACCAGTCCAGCCCAGTCACGCTATTACGCCGATCTGATTCCCTCCGCGAAGCCAGAAACAGGCGAGCAATATGCGTTTGAAGTCGATCTAGATCGCTGTTCCGGCTGTAAAGCCTGTGTCACGGCCTGCCATTCACTGAATGGACTGGACGAACATGAGACATGGCGCGATGTCGGCTTACTGATTGGGGGATCGAGTCAGGAACCCATTTATCAGCATGTCACCACCGCCTGTCATCATTGTCTGGAACCCGCCTGTATGCATGCGTGTCCGGTGAATGCTTATGAAAAAGACCCGCAAACGGGAATTGTAAAGCATCTCGACGATCAATGTTTTGGTTGTCAGTATTGCACCTTGGCTTGCCCGTATGATGTTCCCAAATATCAAAGTCATAAAGGCATTGTTCGTAAATGCGATATGTGCAGCCAACGCTTGTCCGACGGCGAAGCGCCCGCGTGTGTGCAGGCCTGTCCACATCAGGCGATTTCCATTGAAATCGTCAATCGAGAACAGGTCATTGCTGATTCAGAAATCAATTCCTTTCTGCCGGCGGCTCCTGATCCACAACACACATTTCCAACGACGACTTATAAATCGAAAAATCCGTTTCCCCGTAATGTCTTGCCCGCCGATTACTATTCTGCCAGCCCGCAGCATGCCCACCTGCCGTTGGTGATTATGCTGGTGCTGACCCAGCTTTCGGTCGGTGCGTTTCTTACCGGCTCGGCGCTGGAATATTATCTCAACGGTGAAACCACAGCCGTGATGACTCGAATTCAAGCGACAAGTGCCCTGTTCTTTGGCTTAGTCGCATTGGGGGCCAGCACACTACATCTGGGCCGCCCCCAGTATGCATTTCGTGGCATCCTGGGATTGAAACATTCCTGGTTGAGCAGAGAAATCCTCGCCTTCGGTGCCTTCGCAACTCTGGCAATGGTAGATGCCGCTTTGACCTGGGTCTCCGCATCATCGTTTCCGGAATTGAAATCATGGCAGCCTCTGACAGGACATACGGCGGAGGCAGTCGGCGTCGTTGGCATTTTCTGTTCGGTCATGATCTATGTCTTTACCAAACGCGAATTCTGGAGCTTTGAATCGACGGCGATTAAGTTTTCACTGACAGCCATCCTGTTAGGAATTGCATCGACCTGGTTAACCCTGTTTATTTTAGACATGAAGAACAACTCTCCCGAGTCAAATCGACTCATGGCAGAAGCAGGACCGCTTCTCTCCAAGGCCTTAATCATTACCACGCTGATTAAGCTCGGTTTTGAAGCGTCCATATTCCGTTATCTGCTGCGTCTCCAGAATTCGCCACTCAAACGTTCTGCTTTACTCATGAGTGGTGAATTGTCGAACGTCACTCTCGCCCGTTTTGCCTGCGGTATTCTGGGCGGCATTCTGATGCCGGCCTTCCTGTTGAATCATCAGACAGAGCCGCTTCCCAATATCACTCTGTGTATTATTGTCTGCATTTTATTTATTGCCTGCTTAATTGGCGAATTCTTAGAACGATACCTTTATTTCTCCGCGGTAGCCGCTCCCCGCATGCCCGGTGTATTACGATAA
- a CDS encoding ferredoxin reductase has protein sequence MIDSQQQDFKKQNEQLVSLPVIEVIQETDEVRTFRLDNLKGQLAPHKPGMFVKVCLNINGAEVWRSFSISSSPRHPERIDLTIKRNPLGQVGNYFFDHIGPGSNILLKGPLGKFYFDPQEHTEPLVLLCAGIGITPMISMVRYLKEAEINNPCYLFYGARTHNDIIFDEETRSLITEMPDFHYFLTLSQPAPHWLGYCGYLNSDFVLSKIPQVQMSRFFLCGPRRFNQDFEISLLENGVPHEMIHSEQFHKNRKPK, from the coding sequence ATGATCGATTCACAACAACAAGATTTCAAAAAGCAAAACGAACAACTGGTTTCACTTCCCGTAATCGAAGTCATTCAGGAAACAGATGAGGTGCGCACCTTTCGGCTGGATAATTTGAAGGGGCAACTTGCCCCTCACAAGCCAGGTATGTTTGTGAAAGTCTGTCTCAACATTAATGGAGCTGAGGTCTGGCGGAGTTTTTCAATCAGTTCGTCGCCTCGACACCCGGAGCGAATTGATCTCACCATCAAACGGAATCCATTGGGACAGGTAGGCAATTATTTTTTTGACCATATCGGGCCTGGCAGCAATATTCTTCTCAAAGGTCCACTTGGGAAATTCTATTTTGATCCGCAAGAACATACCGAACCACTCGTGCTGTTATGTGCGGGAATTGGGATCACTCCCATGATCAGCATGGTGCGTTACTTGAAAGAAGCAGAAATCAATAATCCCTGTTACTTATTTTATGGGGCCAGAACTCACAACGATATTATCTTTGATGAAGAAACCAGGTCGCTCATTACGGAAATGCCCGACTTTCATTATTTCCTGACGCTTTCCCAACCCGCGCCACACTGGCTCGGTTACTGTGGTTATCTCAATTCTGATTTCGTTTTGTCAAAAATCCCCCAGGTGCAGATGTCTCGCTTCTTCCTGTGTGGCCCCCGACGATTCAATCAGGACTTTGAAATCAGCCTGTTAGAAAACGGCGTCCCACATGAAATGATTCACAGCGAGCAATTTCACAAAAACCGAAAGCCTAAATAA
- the nirB gene encoding nitrite reductase large subunit NirB, whose product MIQRNSEQKQSVVVIGNGMVGLRFCEQLIEKDQSQEYKIVTFCEEPRAAYDRVGLTQFFAHNDAEKLMLARKEWYAENNIDLHLADRAVSIDRENKIIRSQKGVEIPYDKVVIATGSYPFVPTVPGIKNRGVFVYRTINDLELIIDYASHSRKAAVIGGGLLGLEAAKAALDLGLETHVLEFAPRLMPRQIDDAGSKILVQKIEELGVKVHLNKATDEVLGENKVTGIRFQDGEELDLDMIIVSAGIRPRDELARECDLEVGERGGILVNDHLQTSDPDIYAVGEVALHSGMVYGLVAPGYQMAEVAATHLCQSGETQFTGSDLSTKLKLMGVDVASFGDYEADPAHSKSLTFEDPFKGVYKKLVFNTEGTQLLGGILIGDASDYGSLSMLAKSEDVLPCSPHELVVGAGGGIPGGSAADMPDEAQICSCNNVTKGQICSAIQDGSLTSVDQVKACTKAGAGCGGCLPLVTDVFKAEMAASGITVNNHLCEHFEYSRTELFDIIKIKQLKTFAAVIDDCGSGSGCEVCKPTVASILASLWNDHIVEHANLQDTNDRFLANVQRGGLYSVVPRVPGGEITPEKLIVLGEVAKEYGLYTKITGGQRVDLFGAEVHDLPGIWEKLINAGFESGHAYGKALRTVKSCVGTTWCRYGVGDSVGFAIRLEERYRGIRAPHKIKGGVSGCVRECAEAQSKDFGLIATENGYNLYICGNGGSKPRHADLFASDLDEETCIEYLDRFLMYYIQTADKLTRTATWLDKLEGGIEYLKEVVIEDKLGICDELESMMQSLVDTYHCEWKEVVDNPEKRRLFEQFVNTDEHQPSIELIPQRGQHRPVDWAPDFIPVDDLKPLESSKDELNTEPREWIRVGTVSDFPADNGSTVKYGNSQIAVFNFTSRGEWYACQQMCPHKKAMVLSRGIIGDQQGIPKVACPLHKKTFSLENGACLGGEEQYSVNVFQVKVDEQENVYLELPEEKVLDELLSQVECAGAH is encoded by the coding sequence GTGATTCAGCGAAATTCTGAACAAAAACAAAGTGTAGTTGTAATTGGTAACGGCATGGTCGGCTTGCGGTTTTGTGAGCAACTCATCGAGAAAGACCAGTCACAGGAATATAAAATTGTCACGTTTTGCGAAGAACCCCGGGCCGCGTATGACCGGGTCGGCTTAACACAGTTTTTTGCCCATAACGATGCCGAAAAGCTGATGCTGGCACGCAAGGAATGGTACGCGGAAAACAACATCGACCTGCATCTGGCCGACCGTGCAGTCAGCATTGATCGCGAAAACAAAATAATTCGCTCTCAAAAGGGAGTCGAGATCCCTTATGATAAAGTCGTGATCGCGACCGGCTCTTATCCATTTGTGCCAACGGTCCCCGGAATCAAAAACCGGGGCGTTTTCGTTTATCGAACGATCAACGACCTGGAATTAATCATTGATTACGCGTCTCACTCCAGGAAAGCCGCGGTCATTGGTGGGGGACTGCTCGGCCTCGAAGCCGCCAAGGCGGCTCTGGACCTGGGACTGGAAACACACGTTCTGGAATTCGCCCCGCGACTCATGCCACGTCAAATTGACGATGCGGGCTCCAAAATTCTGGTTCAAAAAATTGAAGAACTGGGCGTCAAGGTCCATCTGAATAAAGCCACCGACGAAGTTCTCGGCGAAAACAAAGTGACCGGCATTCGTTTCCAGGATGGAGAAGAGCTGGATCTCGACATGATCATCGTCTCGGCCGGGATTCGTCCCCGCGATGAACTGGCGCGGGAATGCGATCTGGAAGTCGGTGAGCGGGGCGGCATTCTGGTGAATGATCATCTGCAGACTTCCGATCCCGACATCTACGCAGTCGGCGAAGTCGCTCTGCACTCCGGTATGGTCTATGGACTGGTTGCACCCGGCTATCAAATGGCCGAAGTCGCAGCGACGCATTTGTGCCAGAGTGGGGAAACGCAATTCACGGGCAGCGATCTCTCTACAAAATTAAAATTAATGGGCGTCGACGTGGCCAGTTTTGGTGACTACGAAGCTGATCCGGCCCATTCCAAAAGCCTGACCTTCGAAGATCCCTTCAAAGGCGTCTATAAAAAACTCGTGTTTAATACAGAGGGAACCCAGTTACTGGGTGGCATACTAATTGGAGACGCTTCTGATTACGGTAGCCTCTCTATGCTGGCAAAATCAGAAGACGTATTACCTTGTAGCCCTCACGAACTTGTGGTCGGTGCAGGAGGCGGCATTCCGGGTGGTAGTGCCGCTGATATGCCCGACGAAGCACAGATCTGTTCCTGTAATAATGTCACCAAAGGACAAATCTGTTCTGCGATTCAAGACGGAAGCTTAACCTCGGTCGATCAGGTGAAAGCCTGCACCAAAGCCGGGGCAGGCTGTGGGGGCTGTCTGCCTCTGGTCACCGATGTGTTTAAAGCAGAAATGGCGGCCTCTGGTATTACCGTTAACAATCACCTCTGTGAACACTTCGAATATTCGAGAACAGAATTATTCGATATCATCAAAATCAAACAGCTGAAAACTTTTGCCGCTGTGATTGATGACTGCGGTTCGGGCTCCGGCTGCGAGGTCTGTAAACCCACTGTCGCCTCGATCCTTGCCAGCCTCTGGAACGATCACATTGTGGAGCATGCCAATCTGCAGGACACAAACGATCGTTTTCTGGCGAACGTACAACGCGGCGGTCTCTACTCGGTTGTCCCCCGAGTCCCGGGTGGTGAAATCACGCCCGAAAAACTGATCGTCCTGGGAGAAGTCGCGAAGGAATACGGACTCTACACCAAAATCACCGGTGGCCAACGTGTCGACTTATTCGGTGCGGAAGTGCACGATCTCCCCGGAATCTGGGAAAAACTGATCAATGCCGGCTTTGAGAGCGGCCACGCTTACGGTAAGGCACTGCGCACGGTTAAAAGTTGTGTAGGTACGACCTGGTGCCGCTACGGGGTCGGAGATTCGGTTGGTTTCGCAATTCGACTGGAAGAACGTTATCGTGGTATTCGTGCTCCCCATAAAATTAAAGGGGGCGTCTCGGGATGTGTGCGTGAATGTGCGGAAGCACAAAGTAAAGACTTCGGACTCATCGCCACCGAAAATGGCTACAACCTGTATATTTGCGGAAATGGCGGCTCAAAGCCCCGGCACGCCGACCTGTTTGCTTCTGACCTGGATGAAGAAACCTGTATTGAATACCTGGATCGCTTTCTGATGTATTATATCCAGACCGCTGATAAGTTAACCCGCACTGCAACCTGGCTGGATAAACTGGAAGGTGGCATTGAGTATCTGAAAGAGGTCGTGATTGAAGATAAGCTGGGAATCTGTGACGAGCTGGAATCCATGATGCAATCGCTAGTCGACACGTATCATTGTGAATGGAAAGAAGTCGTCGACAATCCTGAGAAACGGCGACTGTTTGAACAATTCGTCAATACCGACGAGCATCAGCCTTCAATTGAACTGATCCCGCAACGGGGTCAACACCGTCCTGTCGACTGGGCACCTGACTTTATCCCCGTTGATGACCTCAAGCCATTAGAATCATCCAAAGATGAATTAAACACGGAGCCCCGGGAATGGATTCGTGTCGGAACCGTCAGCGACTTTCCTGCCGATAATGGTTCGACCGTGAAATATGGAAATTCTCAAATCGCTGTCTTCAACTTTACCAGTCGCGGCGAATGGTATGCCTGCCAGCAGATGTGCCCCCATAAAAAAGCCATGGTACTGTCACGGGGAATCATCGGCGATCAGCAGGGAATCCCTAAAGTCGCCTGCCCGCTGCACAAAAAAACGTTTTCTCTGGAAAACGGTGCCTGCCTGGGTGGCGAAGAACAGTATTCAGTCAATGTGTTTCAAGTTAAAGTAGACGAACAGGAAAATGTGTATCTGGAACTTCCCGAAGAAAAAGTACTCGATGAATTATTGAGTCAGGTAGAATGTGCTGGCGCTCACTAA
- a CDS encoding MFS transporter: protein MDIPNKATRINLFNFTTPQMRAFHMSWFAFFLCFFAWFGIAPLMKVVREEMLLTKEQIGWCIIGSVAITVIARLFIGWLCDHIGPRLAYTWLLVLGAIPVMGIGFAHDYTTFLIFRIAIGAIGASFVITQYHTSVMFAPNCVGTANATTAGWGNLGGGVTQIIMPLIFTMFIGIFGFSESLGWRASMFLAGLVCALTGVAYFFLTQDTPDGNFKDLRAAGKLPQKEEKKGMFLSACKDHRVWALFVIYGACFGIELTLNNVAALYFLDYFDYFKNMDTTKAIKMAGLFASMFGLMNIFARTLGGAFGDRFGKKWGLSGRVKWLFIAIFCEGIALMVFSRMDVLAMALPTLIVFSLFVQMSEGATYSVVPFINKKALGPVSGIVGAGGNAGAVAAGFLFKTQAINWPTALFILGAIVTSCAFLTFLVRFNEESEEEARLATESAITLKTGEKELAASMGN, encoded by the coding sequence ATGGATATTCCAAACAAAGCAACCAGAATCAATCTGTTTAATTTTACGACGCCTCAGATGCGGGCATTTCATATGTCCTGGTTCGCCTTCTTTCTCTGTTTCTTTGCCTGGTTTGGAATCGCCCCGTTGATGAAAGTCGTACGGGAAGAAATGCTGCTGACCAAAGAGCAGATCGGCTGGTGTATTATCGGCTCGGTTGCGATCACAGTTATTGCCCGACTGTTTATTGGTTGGCTCTGTGATCATATTGGTCCGCGGCTGGCTTACACCTGGCTTTTGGTTCTCGGAGCCATCCCCGTGATGGGAATTGGATTCGCTCATGATTATACCACATTTCTGATCTTCCGAATTGCCATTGGTGCCATCGGTGCCTCGTTTGTCATCACTCAATATCACACCTCAGTCATGTTCGCACCGAATTGTGTGGGAACAGCAAACGCTACCACGGCCGGCTGGGGAAACCTGGGTGGCGGTGTCACTCAAATTATCATGCCCCTGATTTTCACCATGTTTATCGGCATTTTCGGTTTCAGTGAATCTCTTGGCTGGCGAGCCTCCATGTTTTTAGCCGGGCTAGTCTGTGCTTTGACGGGCGTCGCTTATTTCTTCCTGACGCAGGACACCCCGGATGGAAATTTCAAAGACCTGCGAGCAGCAGGCAAGTTGCCACAAAAAGAAGAAAAGAAAGGCATGTTTTTAAGTGCCTGCAAAGATCATCGTGTCTGGGCATTGTTTGTGATCTACGGAGCCTGCTTCGGAATCGAACTCACGCTCAACAATGTCGCAGCACTCTATTTTCTGGATTACTTTGATTACTTCAAGAATATGGATACCACGAAAGCCATCAAAATGGCCGGTCTGTTTGCCAGTATGTTCGGGTTGATGAATATTTTCGCCCGAACTCTGGGTGGGGCCTTTGGTGACCGCTTCGGCAAAAAATGGGGACTCAGCGGACGTGTCAAATGGTTATTCATCGCGATTTTCTGTGAAGGGATTGCTCTGATGGTCTTTTCACGAATGGATGTTCTGGCCATGGCATTACCAACACTTATCGTCTTTAGCCTGTTCGTACAAATGTCGGAGGGAGCGACCTACTCGGTTGTCCCGTTCATCAATAAAAAAGCCCTCGGTCCTGTTTCCGGGATTGTGGGTGCGGGTGGGAACGCCGGGGCAGTGGCGGCCGGATTCCTGTTTAAAACCCAGGCCATCAACTGGCCTACGGCTCTGTTTATTCTGGGTGCCATCGTTACCAGTTGTGCGTTTCTGACGTTCCTCGTTCGGTTCAATGAAGAATCCGAAGAAGAGGCTCGTCTGGCAACAGAATCGGCAATCACCCTCAAAACGGGAGAGAAAGAACTGGCAGCATCGATGGGGAATTAG